A window of the Microvirga terrae genome harbors these coding sequences:
- a CDS encoding HAD family hydrolase — translation MKPINPPSGINRRLMLSSLALLPALSGLSRPIPAAAQTSTEGGPLPSWNDGAAKRAILTFVRATTDPSNPGFVRPEDRIAAFDQDGTLWVEHPMYTQVVYCLERVPAVVEKQPELRDVEPFKTVLSGDREAMARLPMADLERILAATLTGMSVEEFTTEVQRWLAAARDPRWKRPYTELAYQPMLEVLRHLRDNGYRTYIVTGGGQDFVRVYAQQVYGIPPEQVVGTAGGTKFGYDTDGKPFLTKEPKLLLNNNDAGKPEGIHLMIGRRPNAAFGNSVGDREMLEWVGAGDGVRLKMLVLHDDATREYAYGPAQGLPDSKVGTFSPGLYDEAGKDGWTVISMKNDWKRIFAFE, via the coding sequence ATGAAACCGATCAATCCTCCCTCCGGCATCAACCGTCGCCTCATGCTCTCGTCCCTGGCGCTGCTGCCGGCCCTGTCCGGGCTCTCCCGTCCCATCCCGGCGGCGGCGCAGACGTCAACCGAAGGTGGCCCGCTGCCGTCGTGGAACGACGGGGCGGCGAAGCGTGCCATCCTCACCTTCGTGCGCGCCACCACCGACCCGTCGAACCCAGGCTTCGTCCGGCCGGAGGATCGCATCGCCGCCTTCGACCAGGACGGCACGCTGTGGGTGGAGCACCCGATGTACACCCAGGTGGTCTATTGCCTGGAGCGCGTTCCTGCCGTGGTGGAGAAACAGCCTGAACTCAGGGACGTCGAGCCCTTCAAGACCGTGCTCTCGGGTGATCGCGAGGCCATGGCGCGCCTCCCGATGGCGGACCTCGAACGGATCCTTGCCGCGACGCTGACAGGCATGTCGGTCGAGGAGTTCACCACCGAGGTACAGAGGTGGCTCGCTGCGGCGCGGGACCCGCGCTGGAAACGTCCTTACACGGAGCTCGCCTACCAGCCCATGCTCGAGGTGCTGCGCCACCTGCGCGACAACGGCTACAGGACCTACATCGTCACCGGCGGCGGCCAGGATTTCGTGCGCGTTTATGCGCAGCAGGTCTACGGGATCCCGCCCGAGCAGGTGGTCGGCACCGCCGGCGGAACGAAGTTCGGCTATGACACGGACGGCAAGCCGTTTCTGACAAAGGAGCCGAAGCTGCTCCTGAACAACAACGACGCCGGCAAGCCGGAGGGGATTCACCTGATGATCGGCCGGCGGCCCAATGCCGCCTTCGGCAACTCGGTCGGTGATCGGGAAATGCTGGAGTGGGTCGGTGCCGGCGATGGAGTGCGGCTGAAGATGCTGGTGCTCCACGACGACGCCACCCGCGAATACGCCTACGGCCCGGCGCAGGGCCTGCCCGACAGCAAGGTCGGCACCTTCTCCCCGGGCCTCTACGACGAGGCGGGGAAGGACGGCTGGACGGTGATCAGCATGAAGAACGACTGGAAGCGCATTTTCGCGTTCGAGTAG
- a CDS encoding sensor histidine kinase, producing the protein MADGTTPMVALTPQGFVPRLRGRLALTFMAITVAACLVAAALLISHAADERHAIEHRAQEAAKALSFGFDQEVAAVNYLLKGLSKSPALLSGDIKAFYDQLRATPVPEGSWLVLNDLERQVANTLRPFGSPLPRHVDFPNYQEQLDRIRDRRWSVSGRMLAPLKGRIVVALSLRLDGPDRRMSGHLSIALAEARLGTILDDQAVPVAWVKGLYDRKFQPIVADRDGHKGSDLPVPAALASRLADAGPDNTVTGTVEATDDRGVPVLVAFRRSGATNWTTIVSVPQADLNAPITAALWRMAGPAALLLLAGGIAAWFTARQVEQPLRTLSDQVSGAKRQVNELSGQLLALQEDERQRIARELHDSTAQHLVAANLGLAGLEGVVSQIPAARKALAEVENLQSEALRELRVFTYLLHPPNLAKDGLQATLRDFAEGFAGRTGLVARIRIPEEVDETPADLQRAILRVVQEALTNVHRHAGASRVSVDARIRSGRLVIRIRDNGHGMAGPDRPTGPIRLGVGIAGMRARLEQFGGDLRIRSGYSGTSVVAVVPITVAGRALSQARRMLDPWLPSATRLDGEAPS; encoded by the coding sequence ATGGCTGATGGCACCACCCCGATGGTTGCACTAACTCCCCAGGGCTTCGTGCCCCGCCTGCGGGGCCGGCTTGCCTTGACCTTCATGGCCATCACCGTTGCGGCATGTCTCGTCGCCGCGGCTCTGTTGATCTCGCACGCGGCGGACGAGCGACATGCGATCGAGCATCGCGCGCAAGAGGCCGCCAAGGCGCTCTCCTTCGGCTTCGATCAGGAAGTGGCCGCGGTCAACTACCTGCTGAAGGGCTTGTCCAAATCTCCGGCGCTCCTCTCGGGGGACATCAAGGCCTTTTACGATCAGCTCAGGGCCACCCCCGTTCCGGAAGGCTCCTGGCTGGTCCTGAACGATCTCGAGCGGCAGGTCGCCAATACTCTCCGACCATTCGGATCGCCGCTCCCGCGGCATGTGGACTTCCCGAATTACCAAGAGCAACTCGACCGAATCCGGGATCGCCGGTGGTCCGTGTCCGGCCGGATGCTGGCCCCCTTGAAGGGCCGCATCGTCGTGGCCCTCAGCCTTCGGCTCGATGGTCCGGACAGGCGGATGAGCGGTCACCTCAGCATTGCGCTGGCGGAGGCGCGTCTAGGGACAATCCTTGATGATCAAGCGGTACCGGTTGCCTGGGTCAAGGGCCTCTACGACCGCAAGTTCCAGCCGATCGTCGCCGACAGGGACGGCCACAAGGGATCCGATCTGCCGGTTCCCGCAGCACTCGCCTCCCGCCTCGCCGATGCAGGTCCAGACAACACGGTCACGGGAACCGTTGAAGCCACCGACGACCGTGGGGTTCCGGTCCTTGTTGCCTTCCGCCGGTCGGGGGCGACGAATTGGACGACCATCGTCTCGGTGCCGCAGGCGGATCTCAATGCGCCGATTACCGCCGCCTTGTGGCGGATGGCCGGCCCCGCGGCCCTGCTCCTGCTAGCTGGAGGGATTGCGGCCTGGTTCACGGCCCGCCAGGTCGAGCAGCCCCTCCGGACGCTGTCCGACCAGGTCTCGGGGGCGAAAAGGCAGGTCAACGAGCTGTCCGGCCAGTTGCTTGCTCTTCAGGAGGACGAGCGACAACGGATCGCCCGCGAACTGCATGACTCGACGGCCCAGCACCTTGTGGCGGCAAACCTCGGGCTTGCTGGCCTGGAGGGAGTGGTCTCGCAGATCCCGGCGGCCCGCAAGGCCTTGGCGGAGGTCGAGAACCTCCAGAGCGAGGCGCTGCGGGAACTGCGGGTCTTCACGTATCTGCTGCATCCGCCGAATCTCGCCAAGGATGGCCTCCAGGCGACCCTGCGGGACTTCGCCGAAGGCTTTGCCGGCCGCACGGGGCTCGTCGCCCGCATCCGGATCCCGGAGGAGGTCGACGAGACCCCGGCGGATCTCCAGCGCGCCATCCTGCGGGTGGTGCAGGAGGCGCTCACCAACGTGCATCGTCATGCCGGGGCCTCCCGCGTGTCGGTGGATGCCCGGATCCGGTCCGGACGCTTGGTCATCCGCATCCGCGACAACGGACATGGCATGGCGGGCCCGGATCGGCCCACCGGGCCCATCCGGCTCGGCGTCGGTATTGCCGGGATGCGGGCCCGCCTGGAGCAGTTCGGCGGCGACCTCCGGATCCGGTCCGGCTATAGCGGCACGTCGGTCGTTGCGGTCGTTCCGATCACGGTGGCGGGACGGGCGCTGAGCCAGGCCCGGCGCATGCTCGATCCCTGGCTGCCCAGCGCGACAAGGCTCGACGGCGAGGCTCCCTCCTGA
- a CDS encoding formylglycine-generating enzyme family protein has translation MLRMPGGTFRMGSDLHYPEEAPSHRVMVDGFLIDPTPVTNRQFCDFVRATGYVTFAERQPDPKDYPKALPHLLKPGSLVFSPPDYPVDLRDWRQWWAYVFGANWRRPHGPGSSIKGLEDHPVVHVAYDDAEAYAAWAGKSLPTEAEWEFAARGGLDQAEFAWGDEFTPGGRHMANTWQGQFPFQSKKEDGYERTSPVMTYEPNGYGLYDMIGNVWEWTSDFYVPKHTADAPKACCIPENPRGARADQSYDPCQPETRIPRKVVKGGSHLCAPSYCRRYRPAARHPQPIDSSMSHVGFRCIIRERGATHEQ, from the coding sequence ATGCTTCGGATGCCGGGCGGCACGTTCCGCATGGGATCGGACCTCCACTATCCGGAGGAGGCCCCGTCCCACCGTGTCATGGTCGACGGCTTCTTGATCGATCCGACGCCCGTTACGAACCGGCAGTTCTGTGACTTCGTTCGCGCGACGGGTTACGTCACGTTCGCCGAGCGGCAGCCGGACCCGAAGGATTATCCGAAGGCCCTGCCGCATCTGCTCAAGCCCGGCTCGCTCGTGTTCAGCCCGCCGGATTATCCGGTGGACCTGCGGGATTGGCGGCAGTGGTGGGCCTATGTCTTCGGCGCCAACTGGCGCCGCCCGCACGGGCCCGGCTCCTCGATCAAGGGCCTGGAGGACCATCCGGTCGTGCATGTGGCCTATGACGACGCCGAGGCCTATGCCGCCTGGGCCGGCAAGAGCCTGCCCACGGAAGCCGAATGGGAATTCGCGGCCCGCGGAGGCTTGGACCAGGCGGAGTTCGCCTGGGGCGACGAGTTCACGCCGGGCGGCCGCCACATGGCCAACACCTGGCAGGGGCAGTTCCCGTTCCAGAGCAAGAAGGAGGATGGCTACGAGCGGACATCGCCGGTCATGACCTACGAGCCGAACGGCTACGGCCTCTACGACATGATCGGCAACGTCTGGGAGTGGACGTCCGACTTCTATGTGCCGAAGCACACGGCCGACGCTCCGAAGGCCTGCTGCATCCCCGAGAACCCGCGCGGTGCACGTGCGGACCAGAGCTACGATCCTTGTCAACCGGAGACACGCATTCCCCGCAAGGTCGTCAAAGGGGGCTCGCATCTGTGTGCCCCGAGCTACTGCCGCCGCTACCGCCCGGCAGCACGCCACCCGCAGCCGATCGACAGCTCCATGAGCCATGTCGGCTTCCGGTGCATCATCAGAGAGAGAGGAGCAACCCATGAGCAGTGA
- a CDS encoding arylsulfatase — MGDDIGWMQPGIYHQGLMVGETPNIDRIGREGAKFMTYYAEQSCTAGRNAFFTGMHPLRTGMIPPQLPGSPSYLRPGTPAIAKFLLDLGYNTGEFGKNHLGDHTDALPTAHGFQEFWGYLYHLDAMQGVSFPDINKTPTEQTVAPVCRSSPIPGLPLDPAAVDPLTTPCLTPPRPVMWCRSSDGTAANQTCKDEGPLTLERSKGVDEEISAKVIDFLDRNDPEKTKKPFFVWYNPARMHVTTVLPDKYMAMVGEPGGKDWGVNEAGMKQMDDNIGYVLKKLEEMGELDNTIVVFTTDNGAETITFPDGGTTPFKGGKLSTWEGGMRAPLVVRWPGHIQPGTVKNDIFASLDWLPTLVDIAGGPKGNELKARIERGEYPGIVKTTLDGVNQRAYLEGQSDKSSRDTFFYYSGKDPSAVRYKNWKIYFAMVSDAPTGFLAGVLPYHWSQVVNIKRDPFETSIGQQAKSLFGMAGALAGPATAYVYDWNLLPIGQALWLRELETYRKFPPMQDPASYNLEQVMEQLKKPPATPGQ, encoded by the coding sequence ATGGGCGACGACATCGGCTGGATGCAGCCCGGCATCTACCACCAGGGCCTGATGGTCGGCGAAACGCCGAACATCGATCGCATCGGCCGGGAGGGTGCGAAGTTCATGACCTATTACGCCGAGCAGAGCTGCACGGCAGGTCGCAACGCCTTCTTCACCGGCATGCATCCGCTCAGGACCGGCATGATCCCGCCGCAACTGCCAGGCAGCCCGTCCTATCTGCGCCCCGGCACGCCGGCGATCGCCAAGTTCCTGCTCGACCTCGGCTACAATACCGGCGAGTTCGGCAAGAACCACCTCGGCGACCACACCGATGCGCTGCCGACCGCACATGGGTTCCAGGAGTTCTGGGGCTACCTCTATCACCTCGACGCCATGCAGGGCGTGAGCTTCCCCGACATCAACAAGACGCCGACCGAGCAGACGGTTGCACCGGTCTGCCGCAGCTCGCCGATCCCCGGCCTGCCCCTGGATCCGGCGGCGGTCGATCCCTTGACCACCCCGTGCCTGACGCCGCCGCGTCCGGTGATGTGGTGCAGGTCGTCCGACGGCACCGCGGCAAACCAGACCTGCAAGGACGAAGGTCCGCTGACGCTCGAGCGTTCGAAGGGCGTGGACGAGGAGATCTCGGCCAAGGTCATCGACTTCCTCGACCGCAACGACCCCGAGAAGACCAAGAAGCCGTTCTTCGTCTGGTACAACCCCGCGCGCATGCATGTCACGACCGTGCTGCCGGACAAGTACATGGCGATGGTGGGCGAGCCCGGCGGCAAGGACTGGGGCGTCAATGAAGCTGGCATGAAGCAGATGGACGACAACATCGGCTACGTGTTGAAGAAGCTCGAGGAGATGGGCGAACTCGACAACACGATCGTCGTGTTCACCACCGACAACGGTGCCGAGACGATCACCTTCCCCGACGGCGGAACCACCCCCTTCAAGGGCGGCAAACTGTCGACCTGGGAGGGCGGCATGCGCGCCCCGCTGGTTGTGCGCTGGCCGGGACACATCCAGCCGGGAACGGTCAAGAACGACATCTTCGCGTCCCTCGACTGGCTGCCCACGCTCGTCGACATCGCCGGCGGCCCCAAGGGCAACGAGTTGAAGGCGCGGATCGAGCGGGGCGAGTATCCCGGGATCGTCAAGACGACCCTCGATGGCGTCAACCAGCGAGCCTACCTGGAAGGCCAATCGGACAAGTCCTCCCGCGACACTTTCTTCTACTACTCGGGCAAGGATCCGTCCGCGGTGCGCTACAAGAACTGGAAGATCTACTTCGCGATGGTGTCCGATGCGCCCACCGGGTTCCTTGCCGGGGTCCTTCCCTATCACTGGAGCCAAGTCGTCAACATCAAGCGAGATCCCTTCGAGACATCAATCGGGCAGCAGGCGAAGTCGCTCTTCGGCATGGCCGGCGCACTCGCAGGACCGGCCACAGCGTACGTCTACGACTGGAACCTCCTGCCGATCGGCCAAGCACTCTGGCTGAGGGAGCTCGAAACCTACAGGAAATTCCCGCCGATGCAGGATCCCGCGAGCTACAATCTCGAGCAGGTGATGGAGCAGCTCAAGAAGCCACCAGCGACCCCGGGTCAGTGA
- a CDS encoding arylsulfatase, with protein MKAHAKLGFGLATLLASATVTGAPAVAQQQKPNILVIMADDIGYWNISAYNRGMMGYRTPNIDRIANEGAIFTDYYGQQSCTAGRAAFITGQSPLRTGLLKVGLPAAKEGLSEKDPTIAELLKPQGYVTAQFGKNHLGDRNEFLPTVHGFDEFFGNLYHLNAEDEPEHPDYPKDPAFRAMFGPRGVLRCRATATDTPGSDSRFGPWGKQTCEDTGPLTKKRMETIDEEFLNASLDFIDRANRDRKPFFVWLNPSRMHIWTRLKPESQGKTGLGIYPDGMAEHDGQVGQVLKKLDDLGIADNTIVIYTTDNGAEVFSWPDGGTTPFRGEKNTNWEGGYRVPAIVRWPGTVPPRSEVNEIVSAEDWTTTLVAAAGEPDIKSKLLQGYDAAGKTFKVHLDGYDQRDLLGRKGPSKRREFFYWTDDGNLAGLRYDQWKAVFLEQKAHGLDVWAQPMIELRLPMLFNLRSDPFERAQNESGDYVRWFIEHAFVVVPAQAIVGQHLASFQQFPPRQRPGSFSVEQAMEKLRNPPSSN; from the coding sequence ATGAAAGCCCATGCGAAGCTCGGTTTCGGACTGGCCACGTTGCTTGCCTCCGCGACGGTCACCGGCGCGCCGGCGGTCGCGCAGCAGCAAAAGCCTAACATCCTTGTCATCATGGCCGACGACATCGGCTACTGGAACATCAGCGCCTACAATCGCGGCATGATGGGCTACCGCACGCCCAACATCGACCGCATCGCCAATGAGGGTGCGATCTTCACCGACTACTACGGCCAGCAATCCTGTACGGCGGGGCGTGCCGCCTTCATCACCGGCCAGAGCCCCTTGCGGACCGGGCTCCTGAAAGTCGGATTGCCTGCCGCGAAGGAGGGCCTGTCGGAAAAGGATCCGACTATTGCCGAACTGCTCAAGCCGCAGGGCTACGTGACCGCGCAATTCGGCAAGAACCATCTCGGGGACCGCAACGAGTTCCTGCCGACGGTGCACGGCTTCGACGAATTCTTCGGCAACCTCTACCATCTCAATGCGGAGGATGAGCCCGAGCATCCGGATTATCCGAAAGACCCCGCTTTCAGAGCGATGTTCGGACCGCGCGGCGTGTTGCGCTGCCGTGCCACCGCGACCGACACGCCGGGCAGCGATTCCCGCTTCGGCCCATGGGGCAAGCAGACCTGCGAGGACACTGGCCCTCTCACCAAGAAGCGCATGGAGACGATCGACGAGGAATTCCTCAATGCGTCACTCGACTTCATCGACCGGGCGAACCGGGACCGGAAGCCGTTCTTCGTCTGGCTCAACCCGAGCCGCATGCACATCTGGACCCGGCTCAAGCCTGAGTCGCAGGGCAAGACTGGTCTCGGCATCTACCCGGACGGCATGGCGGAGCACGATGGGCAGGTCGGGCAGGTTCTAAAGAAGCTGGACGACCTCGGCATCGCCGACAACACGATCGTGATCTACACCACCGACAACGGGGCGGAGGTGTTCTCATGGCCGGACGGCGGCACGACGCCGTTCCGTGGCGAGAAGAACACCAACTGGGAGGGCGGCTATCGCGTTCCGGCCATCGTGCGATGGCCCGGCACGGTGCCGCCGCGCAGCGAAGTCAACGAGATCGTCTCTGCCGAGGATTGGACGACAACGCTTGTGGCCGCCGCCGGCGAGCCGGACATCAAGAGCAAGCTGCTGCAAGGCTACGATGCGGCCGGCAAGACCTTCAAGGTTCACCTGGACGGCTACGACCAGCGCGACCTGCTCGGACGCAAGGGACCGAGCAAGCGCCGCGAGTTCTTCTACTGGACCGATGACGGCAATCTCGCCGGCCTCCGCTATGACCAATGGAAGGCCGTGTTCCTGGAGCAGAAGGCGCATGGTCTTGATGTGTGGGCGCAGCCGATGATCGAACTGCGGCTGCCGATGCTCTTCAATCTTCGCTCCGATCCCTTCGAGCGCGCCCAGAACGAGTCCGGCGACTACGTCCGTTGGTTCATCGAGCATGCCTTCGTGGTTGTCCCGGCCCAGGCGATCGTCGGCCAGCATCTGGCGAGCTTCCAGCAGTTTCCGCCTCGCCAGCGACCTGGGTCCTTCTCGGTCGAGCAGGCCATGGAGAAGCTCAGGAATCCACCATCCAGCAATTAG